The Calonectris borealis chromosome 13, bCalBor7.hap1.2, whole genome shotgun sequence genome contains a region encoding:
- the LPAR4 gene encoding lysophosphatidic acid receptor 4 — MGNHSNNHTCLTDDSFKYNLYGAVYSVVFILGLITNCASLFVFCFRMKMRSETAIFMTNLAVSDLLFVFTLPFKIFYNFNRHWPFGDSLCKISGTAFLTNIYGSMLFLTCISVDRFLAIVYPFRSRTIRTRRNSAIVCAGVWILVLSGGISASLFSTTNISNTSTTCFEGFSKRIWKTYLSKITIFIEVVGFIIPLLLNLTCSSLVLRTLRKPATLSQIGTNKEKVLKMIIVHVAIFVVCFVPYNSILFLYALVRSQAIANCSLERFARTMYPITLCIATMNCCFDPFIYYFTSESFQKSFNIKTQIKMDSLFKTETPLTKTALPAPQDEISDQAITNGGDPTSESHF; from the coding sequence ATGGGAAACCACAGCAACAATCATACCTGTTTGACAGATGATTCCTTTAAGTACAACTTGTATGGAGCCGTGTACAGTGTGGTCTTCATCCTTGGTTTGATTACTAACTGTGCCTCcctctttgttttctgctttcggATGAAAATGCGAAGCGAAACAGCCATTTTCATGACAAACCTGGCTGtttcagatttgctttttgtgttcactttgccttttaaaattttttataatttcaacAGGCATTGGCCTTTTGGAGATAGCCTGTGCAAGATTTCTGGTACAGCATTTCTCACTAACATTTATGGGAGCATGCTGTTCCTCACCTGCATTAGTGTTGACCGTTTCCTTGCTATCGTCTATCCATTCCGATCTCGCACCATTAGGACCAGGAGAAATTCTGCCATAGTCTGTGCTGGTGTTTGGATACTGGTCCTCAGCGGTGGAATTTCAGCTTCACTGTTCTCCACAACCAACATTTCCAACACCAGCACAACCTGTTTCGAAGGTTTTTCCAAACGTATCTGGAAAACCTATCTGTCTAAGATCACTATATTTATTGAAGTGGTAGGATTCATAATTCCTTTGCTACTCAACCTTACATGCTCTTCATTAGTTCTCAGGACTCTCCGGAAACCTGCCACCTTGTCTCAAATTGGGACAAACAAAGAGAAAGTATTGAAAATGATCATTGTGCACGTGGCCATTTTTGTCGTGTGCTTTGTGCCTTACAATTCCATACTCTTCTTGTATGCTCTTGTGCGGTCCCAGGCGATAGCAAATTGCTCCTTGGAGAGGTTTGCGAGGACAATGTACCCAATCACATTGTGCATTGCAACAATGAACTGCTGCTTTGACCCGTTCATCTACTACTTTACATCAGAATCCTTCCAGAAGTCTTTCAACATAAAAACCCAGATAAAAATGGATTCTCTTTTCAAGACTGAGACACCTCTAACAAAGACTGCTCTACCAGCACCACAGGATGAAATAAGTGACCAGGCTATTACGAATGGAGGAGACCCAACATCTGAATCGCATTTCTAG